TTTTTGGTTACAGAATAGGTAAACCTAACATTGGGAAGAGCTGTTTGATTTTCATAGATACCTGTTTTTTGCATTTTTTTAAATACTTCGTTGGAGATCGAATCTGAAACGATTAACTGATAATCTTTAAAGATTGATTGATCTTTTTTAATATCCAAAACCATCATTGCTGTTTCATTTCTTAAAGAATCTTTTTTAGGTTTATATTGTACTTCATAAAAAAAGCGATTTATTTCCTGGGCTTTGGTTTTGATCGTTATTAAGAAAAGTAATGGTATTATTAATAAGTATTTCATAGGGTAATTTTTAAAAATAGTATCTGTATTTTGCAAAAATTTTATAGCAAAAATCTGTAAAAAAAGTAGGCAAAAAAGAGAAAAAAGAAATAAACCTCCAGGGAGAAGTAAAGTTGGCCAATATTTCAAATATAGCCTTTGATCTTACCCAAACTTCATTGTTATTGACATAATATATGGTTTGAAGATCTATAAATTTTATTCCTTTATCACGAAGAATTTTTCTGGCCTCTTTGCTTCTTACGGATATGATTTCCAGTGTTTCAATGTTTGATTGGCTCCATTTTGAAAACCGGGTGCAAAACTTACATTCAGAATCATAAATAATAACTTTCATTTTGTGAAATTTTAAGTCGTTTGTAAGTCCGAATGATTTTTTATCTTTTTATATTGTGATAAAATGAATAACGAAGAGAATGATCCTGCTAACAGACCTGTAAATATCATCACGCCACTTTGGAGAATAAATGGAATTCTTTTCATGTAATCAATATTTTTTGAGGTTACCGCATATTGTCTGGATATAATCTGCAATGTTTCCGCATATTTTAAAGACAGCGTTTTATCAACCAAAGCATAGACAAAAACATCAATTAAAAAAATCATAATGCTGCTTAGGATAAACGTACAAATGATATAATAAAAATTTGCGATATGATTTATTTCTTCTACACTCTTATATTTCTTTAAGGATAGAAACAAAATAATGGCGGCTATTATAAAAGCAATAAGCAATGAAAAAACAGGGAAAAAGGCAACTGCCGTCATACTGAAATTATCATAAGAAAGAGCGTATGCAAGGCCATAAATGCATCCTGTAAAGGATAAAGCGATCACTATTGAAGTAATAAAAATATACTCCAATGAAATAAGATTATTGTCCATAGAAATTAGTTTTAAATGCTAAATGTTTGTGTAAGAGACCCAATCTTTCTGAATATCTTCTGTAAGATGCGTCCTTATTAAATGGTATTCTTCTGAAAGATAAATTTTAATGAATTTTCCATTTTGTAAATGACCGATATAATCACAGCAATGGGTAAGAGTTTCCATGATGTGAGAACTTATTAAAACGATTTTATTCCTTTTTTTTAATTCATCAATAATAAAATAGAATTTTTCGACACTGTCAAAATCAAGGCCGTTAAATGGTTCGTCAAATAAATATACAGGTCTGTCAATTAAAATATTACAAAGGATTGCAAGTTTCTTTTTTGTTCCTAATGAAAGCTTTTCAACAATAGCATCTGTTGGAATATTAAAGAAATTTGTCAGTTTCTTCATCTTTTCATCCTCGTTTTCATTGATAAACAGACTTAAAATATCACTAACTGATAGGTAAGGGTAAAAATAATTTTCAGATTCCAGATAAGAAATATCTCTTTTACTTATAGGTTGATTTTGTAGTAATATCTGCCCATTGTATTTTGTATTTTGAAAAATAGATTCAAATAAAGTTGTTTTTCCTGCACCATTGCTTCCCAGAACACCAAATATGCGCCCCTCATTTATTTCTAAATTAAGGTTATCTATAACTTCTTTGGCGTTATACTTCACTGTAATATTTTGTATCCTAAACATATTGAGCAATTTTCTTTAAGGCTGATTTTCTATTATTTATTATATAAATTATTGCTGGAATTATCAACCCAATAATAAGGGCAAATTTGAAAAAGTCTGCATCATTGACATGGGTCGTCTTTATTTTTTCATTATAATTTATATACTTATGAATAACAATGATATAATTTGAAAGTAAAAGATAGAGGCTGAAATAAATTATATATTCTCTTTGTAAAGGATTTAAAAATGCAAAGGTGATGAGTGCCGGAATTGAAATCATCCAGCAAATCAAAAAAGAAGACATGATTTTTTTTTCTAATCTCAATTTTGAAAACTGCAGAATGAGAATTTCTTTATTTTCCTGAAATGAATATACATGCAGGAGAATGTGTAGCCAACACAATCCTAATATTATTAAAGTTGCCGGATGATATCCTAAGAAAGCAGATAATAATCCAAAAGAAAAGAAAATTACAATATTCTTTCGGATGTAAGCTTTCCATTCTAATAAGGCATTAGGGATTTTATTGATAAATTTTGGATTTGCAACATATTTTTTAAACTTTAATAAGGGTAAAATGAAGCATAAAAAAACATTTCCTAAAAAGACAAAGTTGTTTTCTTTAAAAATGAAAAATAAATTTATGAATGTCCAAATTATGCAATATTCTAATGCAAGGCTTATATAGAATTGCTTTCCTAAAATATTCTTTAAAAAATTAATATCCTTTCGCGTAAAATGAATGATAAATAAAACAGTGGATGAAATTAATGCATAATAGCTATTGTTATGTGTTTTAAAAAAGACCAGAAACAAAAGTATTATACTTACTAAAAGACCAATATCCATACTTTGGTTTGAAGCTTTAAGTAATAATTTTAATCTCAGTTTCAGATATCTTTTAAGCATATTCTTTACTAAATATTTTTCTTTTGAACAGCAATGCAATTTTTTGAAAATAGACTCCCGCTTTTTTCCATTCCTCATCACTTATGAAAAAACCGTAACACATCATAAATAGAATCTCAAAATCATGAATCATCATAAAAATATAAATTCCCAGATGGATCAGTATTCCAAGTGCGAATACAACGTATTTCCCGGTTTTATGCCAGGCAAGAAAAGGAAATGCTAACTCCCAAATTAAAGTAATATAGGTGGAAAGCGTTACAAAAATTCCATTTTTTGCTAAGATATTATTCATTTCTGTTCCTTTAAATCTTTCTAATTGCAAAGTATAATAAGTGGCCACACCACTGAACCACACTTTAGCATTGAATTTGAATATGGCAGAAACGAAATAAATCAAAGATAAATGAATTTTTATAGATAAAACTGATATTTGATTGACAAAATAGCTGATACTGTCTTTTTTTTGCTCGGTACTGTTATTCAAGGTAAAATATCGGTAACAATCTGTAAAAATCATGTATAGTAAAAGAAACTTCAGCAAGTTATCACCACCATTTAATATAAAAGGATAGGCTCTTTGAACGATTTCCACAGAGATATATAACAATAATGGAGTGATATACCTGAAAATTCCAAAGGCAAATAAAATACTTAGCAACAATATGACACTAAGAATGATATTAATGTTTTGAAAAATAGTAGACTGATGAATACCAAATAGCTGAAATATCTGATTCACCGGAGCTGCTTTCAAAAATGTAGCATCAGTGATTAAATCCTTATTAAAAAATAGTTGTAAGTATTTTTTAAACACATGTATTGATATCAATATCCTGAAAACAGAAAGGTATATATAGTGATTTGAATGGAATAGTTTTTTCATTTTAAAAAGGATATGGATTGAATGCAATTACTTTAGATTCTACATTGGGCTTTTTACTTTCTCTATTGGCAAACTTTTTAATTTCTTCAGAATTTATGTTTATAGTTACATATTTTACTGACTTTAATTTCTCTACGGACATTTTATCTTTTCCAACAATCTTTGCATAGTCTTTCAATAAAAGAAAACCTTGAACCTGTTCAGGGACTTTGTTGAGTCTTTCTACTGCAAGAAGATTTGCATTGTGAAGATCTAATCCGGGCTGTTCGGTGTTTATTTCAGTTCTTTCTTTCACGATTGTATTCACAATACCTTCAATAGATCCATAAATTGTATAATCTACCATTTCGGCTCTACCATTAAATGGTCTTGTATTTCGTTTTGATTCTATAATTGAAGAATAAACTTCGAAAGCGGCGATTGCATTTTTATTTTCATCCAGATAAGTAAAATAAAGCTTGTAGTTAAATTGCGGTGGAGGAGCAAAAAAACTCCACTTTTGAGCAAAAAAGGTAGAAAATATTTTCATCTCTTTTTGATACTCAATTTTTATAAAATTATTGGGTGAATTATATAAAAATGTAAAAAGCCAATAAATTGATACACAAGTGACTATAAGTATTTTAATTGCTTTTTTCATAATTATTGGGAAAAAAATGGCCCATTATACTAATGAGCCATTAAATCATTATTAGTCTAAGTTCTGAGTGCTTGCTGAAACCTCATCTGTTGCATGTAGACCATCTACTATAGCTGAAACAACCATTACTGCAAGAAGAACGGTACCGGCAACAGCAGATACACTTGAACCTGGAGGAAGTGCCTGGCGTGATGTGTTAGAAGACTGTACTTGGTCACCATAAGCGATACCTTGTGCTTTAACTACATTAGGCACTAAGAAATTTAATGCAAATACGAATGCCATTCCACCTGCGAAAACTGAGTTTCTGATTTTTTTGTTCATGATAAATTTTGTTTTTTTTTGATAATTAATTTTGCCATATAATCCCTGGCATGGGTGTTTTGCTGATCAGCATTATTTCATTTTTATATTGCGCAGATATTAAAATAAAAAGGTTAAGATTATTTGTTGTTCTAACCAAGGCAAAGATGCGTGTGTTTTTTTGGGGACACAAGAAAAGGATAGCGGGATTTATAAATTTTGGGTGAATATCCTTATGAATTTATAAATTTAGATAAGGAATTTTTAAAATTTAAGTAGTTGTTTATTAGTTTTTTATATTGAATAAAATATCCTGTATAAAAACTTATGAGAAACTAATGTAAAGTTTCTTTGGGGAAGGGAAATAATATCAGAAAACAGAAGTGGAAGCGGTGATTTTGAGAAATTTTTTATAAAAATGATTGATAGGCCATCGTTTTATAATATCTCAATAGGTAATCGTAAATCACCATTTCAAATAATCTCTGTTGAGAAACAAATAATCTATTGATATTCATATGAAAAATGCTCTGAAATAAAATTTGCAGAGGTATTTCTAAAGAGTGGTTGTTCTGTTTATGAAGAATACTCTGCAGCGCTGAATGTTTTTCTTCAATATTATAAATAATAGCATTTCTTTCTTCCAAAAACTCTTTGGAATTAATGAAGTCTACAAATGTAGGTTTGAACTCTCGGTATTTTTTGTCTAGCTGGCTATTGAGTCTTTTATCTGCATTAAATTCTTGTTTAAAAGTAGTATTATAATGTTTGATCCATTCCAGTTTTTTTTGAATGGAAAGATTCAGTTTATTCAACATCTCATCAATGTAAAACAAGCTCACCATGATCTTTTCTTCATCACTGTAATGCAGACATTTCAGCGTAAACTCACTGTTTTTGTGAAAGAGTGTTTCCACTTCTTCCATTGTATTTTTTCCGTACCTTTCCATTTCCCGGTTATAGGTATCGGTCATAATGGTAAAGATCTCTCCACTGTCTATATAAGGCTGAAAAAGTCTGTGGGCTGCAGTAAGAATTTCATTGTAATATTGGGGATCATTTAATTTTAATCTTATCCTCAAATGGGATCTGGGATCATAATACCGTATGAAAAACCACCCGGAGATATAGCCGTTCGTCTGAAAAAATTCTATTAAAGGCTGTATCACTTCTTCAAGGATACTATCAGAAGTTTTTATACCTGTGTATATTTTCAGGTATAACCAATCGCTTCCAGGGATAAAAGTTCGTTGCATTGTTAAATCTTACTTATTTTTATCTTTAATCGCTTTATACATTGGAAAAATAAACTCTCGTCTGAAATGATCATTTTCATCGTATAAAAATTCTTCTATAATGATTGATTTTTCACTTTTAACGGTTTGAATAAAAAGCTTTGCCATGTCATAATTTTCGAGAGTCATGGTTAAAGTATTATCGAATTTAGACCACTGAATCCAGTTTGGAATTTTTCTTTTATTTCTCCAGCTTTTTAGTTCTTCTAAAAAATCTTTTTTGTTATCCTTTACCTGATCTAACAAAAAAATATCTTTTTCTGTAATCTTCCATCGTGCTTTTGAAAGAATGATATTATGGTATTCTATCCTTGGCAAAAATGTATAAATATATTCTAAATCACCCCAGTTAAAATAAAGCCCAGGTCTGATATGCTGTGCATGCAAGTCGGATAGGAAATGATAAACAGGTAATGTATTTGTATAATAATTATGAGCGTTTGTCAGATAAGGGATAACCCTCTTGTTTAGTTTTTTTGAACGTAAAATAATCTCATCATTCTTTAAAGAAATATAAAGATCTTCTGTTGAAATCTGATTTTCTGCAGGCAATAGAGATTGAGCTAAATAAGGAATCTCATACGCTCTCAAAGTAGGTCTCCGTATTATATTTCCTATTCTTGCTTCTGGTAAATGGATGATTTCGGCTAAGATTTCATCAGGTCTGAGCTCTTCTTCTTTTTTAGCAATATTTTTGAGAAGATTCTGTACTTCCGATTTTTCGGAACAAAATCGTCCTAACAGCGTACCTGCACTACTTCCTGTACTTGCATTTAAAAATATTTTTTCCTGATGATTTTCAGAAATGATTTCAGCCATGATAGATGTTGTATCAGGCATATTATCCCAGTTTTCTTCAAAACCTTCAAAATCCGCATCTGTTAGTTTGATACTGTATTGACCGTCTAATAAAGCTTCCTGTAATTTCTTATTAAGTATGATCTGAACCGGAGTAAACTCAATTTTTTTGTTTTGTTTTTCCTGCAGGGTAGGAAGTGCCAAATCTTCTATATAAGGATGGATACCCTTTGAAGATACATTTTGCTTATATCCAATACCTATTTCAGTATCTAAGACATAGAGTAGGGGCATTTCCTGAGTATCAAACTTTTCGGTAAAAGCTTTTTTAAATTTTGAAAATTGATTTTCTTTTTGTGCTAAAGTAATCTTATTCAGAAAACTTATTCCTTTTTTTATTTCCTTTTTCCAACTTGTTGATAAGTAAAAACAAGATTTATTATAGAGATCCGTTTGAAAGAGATATTTTTGTTCATAATCCATTGTAAGGGATTGTACTATCTCTCTGATTTCATCATATAATCGAGTTGGATTCCCAATATTTAAATCCAGTTTCTCCAGCTTATTTTTTAAGGAAACCAACATTTCAGTTTCGTTTTTTATTCCTAATCTGTTGAGAACAGTAATGATAGCGTTTAAAAAATCGGTTCCTGATACATTGGGTTCCAGTTCACTTACAAGAACCTGATTTTCAATTAATTCTTCTACAAATTCTCTTGCATCATTTTCTGTTATCTCTTCATTAATAAGGATATGCGAAATCTCGCTTATGGTTTTCCCTTGTTTTGAAAAATTTATTATTTGCTGTAATTCTGCGGATATTGGGGCAGAGGAAATAATGTATTCTCTTTTTCCTCCTGTATACTGATATTCTATATAACGGATTTTGTGGCCTATTGTATAGATCGTGTTATTAGGCGAAAATAAAAGCTTGTTTTTTACAATTGGTAGCTGTGTAAAATATTGTGCCAGAGAAACAAGTAAATGCATATCCAATTTGGTATCCCGTAATAATTGGTCTGCTGGTAGCTGACATCCTGTTTTGTGGTTGGAAAAGAGGGGTGTTTCTACCGAAAATTTACCTAACCCTATTCCAGAAAATAAGCCGAATGGGGTACAACGTGTACTCATTCGGCTATAATATTTTAGTAGGGTATTTTTTAGCTTGTGATGTTCTTTAGGTGAAAATTGTTTTTCTGAGTTCAGCCATTTATCAAACTCCTCATATAAATTGGAGGAAGCAAGATAAATAGACTCCTTAAAAACAGGATTATTAACAATCTCTTTTAATTTCGCATCTGAAATTTCATCTTGATTGAGCTGTTCCTGAAAGCTCTTTCGTGAGAATAAAGGGGTACGTACTACATACTCATTAAAAAAATCATAAGGGAAACGTGACATTTATTTTCTTGTATGTTCTTTGGGTTGGTAGTCAGGATGTCCTAATTGCCAGAATGCAAAAGTGAATATATCATCAATATTGGTATATCGTTGATCCACTGCAACATTATTTCCATGACCTCCTTCAAAATCTATTTTTAATAATTGAGGATTTGAAGAAATATTATTAAACATTAATTTAGCAGCATATTTTACGGGCTCCCAGACAATAACTCGTTGATCGTTTATTCCTCCGGTTATAAAGGTAGCAGGATATTTTTCTCCTTTTTTAATATGATGATAAGCATCCATTTCCAGTAAATTTTTAAACTCTTTTGGATCCTTAACCGTTCCAAATTCTTTAGGCTGGCCATTAGGAGTTATTTCATCTCTTAGCGGATTCATTACTCCTACTTCAGCAATAACTACTTTAAAAAGGTCTGGTCTCTCTGTCATGGCTCTTCCTACAGTAATTCCTCCTGCACTGGCACCCCAAATCGCTACTTTTTCCTTTGAAGTGTATTTTTCTTTTATCAGATATTCTGTACAGTCTATCAAATCCCTCCATGTATTAGGTTTGGTCTCTTTATATCCTCCTAAACGCCACTCTTCTCCTTTTTCTCCTCCGCCTCTGACGTGAGCTATGGCAACCATTCCACCCTGAAGAACCCATAATAAATAAGTCTTTGAAAAATAAGGATTGTTAGAAATTCCATAAGAACCGTAACTATCAATGAGGGTCATATTCTTACTATCTTTTTTTATATTTTTATTATAGAGTAAGGATACAGGGATTTCTTTCCCATCTCTTGATTTTACAACAATTTCACTCACAACAATATCCTTGAACTCAGGATAATTGGCAACGGGTGCAAGATTTTCTGGTGTAAAAGTATT
This region of Chryseobacterium culicis genomic DNA includes:
- a CDS encoding thiol-disulfide oxidoreductase DCC family protein, which translates into the protein MKVIIYDSECKFCTRFSKWSQSNIETLEIISVRSKEARKILRDKGIKFIDLQTIYYVNNNEVWVRSKAIFEILANFTSPWRFISFFSFLPTFFTDFCYKIFAKYRYYF
- a CDS encoding ATP-binding cassette domain-containing protein, which encodes MFRIQNITVKYNAKEVIDNLNLEINEGRIFGVLGSNGAGKTTLFESIFQNTKYNGQILLQNQPISKRDISYLESENYFYPYLSVSDILSLFINENEDEKMKKLTNFFNIPTDAIVEKLSLGTKKKLAILCNILIDRPVYLFDEPFNGLDFDSVEKFYFIIDELKKRNKIVLISSHIMETLTHCCDYIGHLQNGKFIKIYLSEEYHLIRTHLTEDIQKDWVSYTNI
- a CDS encoding thiopeptide-type bacteriocin biosynthesis protein gives rise to the protein MQRTFIPGSDWLYLKIYTGIKTSDSILEEVIQPLIEFFQTNGYISGWFFIRYYDPRSHLRIRLKLNDPQYYNEILTAAHRLFQPYIDSGEIFTIMTDTYNREMERYGKNTMEEVETLFHKNSEFTLKCLHYSDEEKIMVSLFYIDEMLNKLNLSIQKKLEWIKHYNTTFKQEFNADKRLNSQLDKKYREFKPTFVDFINSKEFLEERNAIIYNIEEKHSALQSILHKQNNHSLEIPLQILFQSIFHMNINRLFVSQQRLFEMVIYDYLLRYYKTMAYQSFL
- a CDS encoding lantibiotic dehydratase family protein, with product MSRFPYDFFNEYVVRTPLFSRKSFQEQLNQDEISDAKLKEIVNNPVFKESIYLASSNLYEEFDKWLNSEKQFSPKEHHKLKNTLLKYYSRMSTRCTPFGLFSGIGLGKFSVETPLFSNHKTGCQLPADQLLRDTKLDMHLLVSLAQYFTQLPIVKNKLLFSPNNTIYTIGHKIRYIEYQYTGGKREYIISSAPISAELQQIINFSKQGKTISEISHILINEEITENDAREFVEELIENQVLVSELEPNVSGTDFLNAIITVLNRLGIKNETEMLVSLKNKLEKLDLNIGNPTRLYDEIREIVQSLTMDYEQKYLFQTDLYNKSCFYLSTSWKKEIKKGISFLNKITLAQKENQFSKFKKAFTEKFDTQEMPLLYVLDTEIGIGYKQNVSSKGIHPYIEDLALPTLQEKQNKKIEFTPVQIILNKKLQEALLDGQYSIKLTDADFEGFEENWDNMPDTTSIMAEIISENHQEKIFLNASTGSSAGTLLGRFCSEKSEVQNLLKNIAKKEEELRPDEILAEIIHLPEARIGNIIRRPTLRAYEIPYLAQSLLPAENQISTEDLYISLKNDEIILRSKKLNKRVIPYLTNAHNYYTNTLPVYHFLSDLHAQHIRPGLYFNWGDLEYIYTFLPRIEYHNIILSKARWKITEKDIFLLDQVKDNKKDFLEELKSWRNKRKIPNWIQWSKFDNTLTMTLENYDMAKLFIQTVKSEKSIIIEEFLYDENDHFRREFIFPMYKAIKDKNK